The genome window gagctggcactgaagatgtacctgctttccGGATAtagctatcacttgtccttggtagttttagattcgaattctgtttatgtacattccaaacagatgttctatttattttcataccatctttgtaaatctaagtcttagtggttcatgacttgtactaccaatccttgagtTATAGTAtgaaaattcagttatttcacttattgatttcttattattttcattagaattgtgttgactgtattttgacttacctagcgggttggattaggtgccatcacgactaggtggattttgggtcgtgacaaacatcTTCATCTATCATTTCATTCTCTTGAAATAACGAGCCTAGACATCTAAATTGTTTGCATTTTGGCACCGTATTCCCGTCTAGTCTCACCTCAACTTCATTGTTGTCATGCTGACCAAACTTGCAGTGCATGTATTCAATCTTACTCCTACTTATCCTAAAGCCCTTGCTCTCCAAAGACATGAAATTAAGAGAATACCTAGGATTTGGCTTAGGCAACTCCACTCTACATCGGGTCATCATGGGATGATTTGAACATAAGAGGAGAGTGACATGCGAGAAGAACGGAAGAAAAAAAACCACGACGTATGTCTTGCTAAAGGCATGGAAAAGGAATTCAGGAACCAAGAAGAAGAGGGAACTTAGGAGATGGAGAAGAAGAGGAGGACAAAGTTCAGAGGATGCTTTGAGCATATGACTGGACAATGCTGCAGGTACATAAAAGATGGCATAATAAGGATCTTCATCACCAATATCACTTTGTGTGATCTGCTGTGGATCTCCATTGCCACTCTCTATGACATTTTTTGTGCCACTTACTGCATCTCTCAAATGTCTGTTCCAGTGGCCATGACAAAAATATTAAGTGATTGCAATTGTGGGACTAGAATAAGAAAGTTAAGAAGTACTACCTAATTGATTGTGGAAGAATTAATTCTCCAATAAAGATGGGGGGTTAGGGATTAGAGACTTGAGTGTTCAACTAAGTTTTACTAGGGAAGTGTTTTTGGAAGTTTCAAATGGAGGATCAAACTTTATGGAGAAAAGCTATTGGTGAGAAATATGGCGTCCAAATGGTGGGTTGGAGGACTATTCAGATCATTTTGCCATGTAAAGCAGCTCTGTGGAAGAGTATAATGAAAGTATAAGAGAATTTTTACTGGAATATCAGTTTTAAAATAGACAATGGAGCTAAAATCACTTTTGGAAATAAAGATGATGTGGTGATGTCTCTTCATGTAAAGCTATCTGATCCATTTTCAATATGTTTAGCCGGCAAACAGCAGCAATCGCACAAATTGGTAAATAACAGGGCGGAGGAATCTTATCGACCTGAACCTTAGGAGAAACTTGTAGAATTGGGAAATTGATGAGCTGAATTGCTTGATTGGATTATTATTGAAGCAAAAAATATCACTCATAGACAGAAAGCAGGGAGATGGAAGGGCAGGAGGATGGTATTTCTCAACAAAGTCAATTTATAATATACATATTACTTTTCTCGCTCAATTTGGATCCCAGAGCATTGAGAAAATTGGACTTTTTCTAAACAGCAGTCAGCGCGGGAAGCCACTCTGATAAAAGAGGATTTAGGAAAGGGAGGACAGACTATCAGTTGGTAATTCATGTGACAGGAAGCAGAAGAAGGTGTAAACCATTTATTGCTGAATCGTCCGACTGCATACATAAATGGTGTAGAATATGGAATATTTTGCGAGTTGAATGGATGATGTCATGAATCATTAGAGGTGGAAGCTTAAGAAAGAAGAGACAGAGAAAAAGAGTGATGGGAAGAGGCTCCTTTGGCACTCATATGGACCATTTGGAGTAACTGAATTGCTTTTGGAGAGTGGAAATAACCTTGTAGAAGTTGGTGGAACCTTATAGTTCTTTTACACATTTGGAGCATATGATGTTTAAAAAAGTGTCTATACAGTATGCTCTTAGTGGAGaatacaattttttttatatactgttttctttaataaaatcttaccttatccaaaaaaaaaaaaaagaacgaaAAAGAATACATTTTTTGTGTAAAACTCTCTACTCTGGTTTATATCTTGCATGTGGGATTTCCTCATCGAATCAGTGAATTTTAGCTtcataaagagaaaatattgccatGAAAGACGAGAAAAAAATGTTGTTTAGTTTGTATCCCTAAAAGAACCTTTCTTAAATGTGACATGCACTGGTTCCTTAGGTATGGTATCCCTTATCAAAAACACTTGCTGAAAAAGCTTCTTGGGAATTTGCCAAGGAAGAAGATTTGGATATTGTTGTGGTGAATCCAGGAACTGTAATGGGTCCCATGCTCCCACCAACTCTTAATGCCAGCATGCTCATGATTCTTCGTCTTCTTCAAGGTAACATTGAGTAATGATCTCTACTCCTAGGTTTAACATGTCTCATTCTAGATTGTCATTCCCATCTTTGTTGGTGGTGTCCTCAACAtgacatgccttgtcattttattTATGCTCAGGCTGCACCGCTACATATGAAGATTTCTTTATGGGACTAGTCCATGTCAAGGATGTGGCGTTAGCTCATATTCTTGCTTATGAAAACAATTCAGCAAAAGGAAGGCACTTGTGTGTTGAAGCCATAACTCACTATGGTGACTTTGCCGCTAAGGTTGCAGAGCTTTACCCTGAATATAACATTCCTCGGTAATACTTTTTAATCTAACCTTCTTGAGGAGTGAATATTTTGTGTGATCCTAGAGCTGTAGTAAAAAAATAGTTATTTTCACTGTCACGTTTTGCTCGTCTTGATCAGGTTGCCAAAAGATACTCAACCTGGACTATTAAGGGCCAAGGATGGAGGTAAGAAGTTGATGGATTTGGGACTACAATTTATTGACATGGAGCAAATAATTAGGGACTCTGTTGAGAGTTTGAAGATCAAGGGCTTTATTTCTTAAATGTCCATAGCTGGAACTACAGTGGCATCTTCGATCAACTTGTACTAGCTGTAAGGAAATAAAACTATTTGTAATTTGACCTTTTCATATGACGTGATTTGTCATTTCAAGTCAACATCTTGAAATAAAACAAGAAAGTCACAATTTGAATCTAAGCTTTCTAAATAAATAATAAGGGAAATTACAAGTAAGTTAATACAAAATTAGCCAATTTGTTAAATATTaccaatattagccaattagctttTTGTAGCCAAAAAGATATTAAATTTTTTCGTGGGTGTTATTGGAATAGATTGAATACATCTTAAAGAGTTtaaatctcagttttgggatgattttggTAGAGTTTTGaagtggtttgaattgaaaatacaaggtagaagatgaacatgaaaaaaaatgTGTATTACAatgtgtatcatttgtgtatcacatatgtatcatatttgtatcaaacgtgtatcacatgtatatccatgtatatctGTTGTGGGCACTTAATTTTTGACCATATTTAGATTTTTCACCaatttttagtatgtaaataattttaagtttaatttacatgttttaacttttattttatctttttataagaaaattgaaaattgaAGGAGTCACATTTTAGTATAGGTTTTATTTTCATTTACAAAGAAAGAAAGGTTTCCAAAAAATAGTTTATTTAGTTTAGTGTAATTTGTAAGTTAGAGGTTTTAATAAATGAACATTGAGTAATTAGTATTTGATCTTGCTATTTTAATTTAATAGTagtattttatcttattaaaaaaaagaaaaaagaaaagaaaatggtaTTTCAAGTGGTTCCTGTTTTCCTGTAATCACGTGCCCTTCcgctcattttattttattttattcaaagaTTCTTTATCTTTTGAACCAATATACTTTGGCCACCTCACATTCTGCATTATTTCCTTCCAATGGACTCGCAGATTCCATTTTGGAGATATATATTTTATCTTTCAGTTTTATTAGGATTTTCTCCATATTTATCATTTCCCCCCACGTACTAATACCCATAATTCACAATTTCACATACACCTGCACTAGTTTGGGTAGGGACCACACGTTTTCTCCTTATTCCTTTCTTGCTCTCCAAAGCTCATAGAGCTACAtaataaacacacacacacaaggcAGGAAAAAAAAAACGGAGGACGAAACAGAACTGAAAAAAAGGTAAGGAAAAAACCCAAAGAAAAAGGGTGAGTGTCTTCTTCTTCCTTGAGCAAAACAGCCGCAGCTCCTCCAGTTTTCTCCCTTAGAAAGCCAT of Nicotiana tomentosiformis chromosome 7, ASM39032v3, whole genome shotgun sequence contains these proteins:
- the LOC104108142 gene encoding cinnamoyl-CoA reductase 1, whose product is MANRAGEVVCVTGGSGYIGSWLVRFLLERGYTVHATIKDLNDEKETKHLLALEGAESRLLLFQIDLINYDSIVPAITGAVGVFHLASPCIVDQVKDPENQLLSPAIKGTMNVLTASKELGVKRVVVTSSVSAIIPSPNWPADRVKNEDCWTDIDYCKQKGVWYPLSKTLAEKASWEFAKEEDLDIVVVNPGTVMGPMLPPTLNASMLMILRLLQGCTATYEDFFMGLVHVKDVALAHILAYENNSAKGRHLCVEAITHYGDFAAKVAELYPEYNIPRLPKDTQPGLLRAKDGGKKLMDLGLQFIDMEQIIRDSVESLKIKGFIS